Within Aegilops tauschii chloroplast, complete genome, the genomic segment ATAAATTCAGAAATCATATGGAAGAACCATAGCATTTCGCGACTCATTGGTAAATCAACTTTGATTCTCTATAAACCAAGAATGTGAGACCATTAACACGGTTAAAGCTAAACTGCTTGAAGTCCAGGCAAAAAGAGGTACTCTTTCTACAACTATATTAGTATTAGTACCGAATTTAAACGGGAAATAGCTAATGTAAAATTTATCTGATATAGAACACTCATATCGATAAAATGGTTTGAACTATTTACTAGAAAAAAAAAGGGGGCACCCTGCCCTTTTTTAACCAATGCCGAATCGACGACCTATGTATAAAAAAGAGAAATTTTTTGGATTTGAAGAAAAAAAAAAATAAAAAAGAATTCTATTAATTTTCATTTTCCATTTATTTAGTTAGTTTTTCTTAATGAAATTGAAATTATTAACTAGAGGGCAAATAAAAATAAAGAAACAACTTTGCTGACCATGATATATTTTTATCTAGGCGGAAGAGTCCTCTTAATATTTATCTAGTCTTATATAGGTTTCGGTATATTGAAATATAAACATAAAAAAGAAGATAGAGGATAGGCTCATTACTTAAAAAAAAGATATGGAAATAGCTATAGAAAAAAAAAGGAGCGTGAGAGCCAAATGAATCGAAAGATTCATGTTTGGTTCGGGAAGAGATCATAAAAGTTGTAAACTTACAAAATAATCTACTTTCATTAAAAGATTTATTAGATAATCGAAAACAGAGGATCTTGAGTACTATTCGAAATTCAGAAGAATTGCGTAGAGGGACCATTGAGCAACTCGAAAAAGCTCGGATTCGATTACAGAAAGTCGAACTAGAAGCGGATGAGTATCGAATGAATGGATACTCTGAGATAGAACGAGAAAAAGCAAATTTGATTAATGCTACTTCTATTAGTTTGGAACAATTGGAAAAGTCTAAAAACGAAACCCTTTATTTTGAAAAACAAAGGGCAATGAATCAGGTCCGACAGCGGGTTTTCCAACAGGCCGTACAAGGAGCTCTAGGAACTCTGAATAGTTGTTTGAATACCGAGTTACATTTCCGTACGATTCGTGCTAATATTGGCATTCTCGGGTCCCTGGAATGGAAGAGATAATTAAATTAATTAGGCCTTGAACTTCTACTTTCGTTTAGAATTTAGGCATTATTTTTCCCCTTGCTTCCGAAAAAAGAGTCAAGAAACACTAATGGCAACCCTTCGAGTCGACGAAATTCATAAAATTCTCCGCGAACGTATTGAACAATATAATAGGAAAGTAGGGATTGAGAATATAGGTCGCGTAGTTCAAGTGGGGGATGGGATTGCTCGTATTATAGGTCTTGGTGAAATAATGTCAGGTGAATTAGTCGAATTTGCAGAAGGTACTAGGGGTATTGCTCTGAATTTGGAATCCAAAAATGTTGGGATTGTATTAATGGGCGATGGGTTGATGATACAAGAGGGAAGTTTTGTAAAAGCAACAGGAAGAATTGCTCAGATACCCGTGAGTGAGGCTTACTTGGGTCGTGTTGTAAATGCTCTGGCTAAACCTATTGATGGGAAAGGCGAAATTATAGCTTCCGAATCTCGCTTAATTGAATCTCCTGCTCCAAGTATAATTTCCAGGCGTTCCGTATACGAACCTCTTCAAACAGGGCTTATTGCTATCGATTCGATGATCCCTATAGGGCGCGGTCAGCGAGAGTTAATTATTGGGGACAGACAGACTGGCAAAACAGCAGTAGCCACAGATACAATTCTCAATCAAAAAGGGCAAGGTGTAATATGTGTTTATGTAGCTATCGGTCAAAGAGCATCCTCCGTAGCTCAAGTAGTAACTACTTTCCATGAGGAGGGGGCTATGGAATACACTATTGTAGTAGCTGAAATGGCGGATTCACCTGCTACATTACAATACCTCGCTCCTTATACGGGAGCAGCCCTGGCTGAGTATTTTATGTACCGCGAACGGCATACTTTAATAATTTATGATGATCTCTCCAAACAGGCACAAGCTTATCGCCAAATGTCCCTTCTATTAAGAAGACCTCCCGGCCGTGAGGCTTATCCAGGGGATGTTTTTTATTTGCATTCACGCCTTTTAGAAAGAGCCGCTAAATTAAATTCTCTTTTAGGCGAAGGAAGTATGACCGCTTTACCAATAGTTGAGACTCAATCTGGAGACGTTTCCGCCTATATTCCTACTAATGTAATCTCCATTACAGATGGACAAATATTCTTATCTGCGGATCTATTCAATGCCGGAATTCGACCCGCTATTAATGTGGGTATTTCTGTTTCCAGAGTAGGATCCGCGGCTCAAATTAAAGCCATGAAACAAGTAGCTGGCAAATCAAAATTGGAACTAGCGCAATTCGCAGAGTTACAAGCCTTTGCACAATTCGCCTCTGCTCTCGATAAAACAAGTCAGAATCAATTGGCAAGGGGTCGACGATTAAGGGAATTGCTTAAACAATCCCAGGCAAATCCTCTCCCAGTGGAAGAGCAGATAGCTACTATTTATACCGGAACAAGAGGATATCTTGATTCGTTAGAAATTGAACAGGTAAATAAATTTCTGGATGAGTTACGTAAACATCTAAAAGATACTAAACCTCAATTCCAAGAAATTATATCTTCTAGCAAGACATTCACCGAGCAAGCGGAAATCCTTTTGAAGGAAGCTATTCAGGAACAGCTGGAACGGTTTTCTCTTCAGTAACAAATAAATTTTGCATGTCTACTCTTGTTAGTAGAATAGGAATCGTTGAGAAAGCTTTTTCATTTGAATCATGCAAAAAAGTTTTCTTTGTTTTTAGTTTAGTATAGTTATTTAAAGAATAGATAGAAATAAGATTGCGTCCAATAGGATTTGAACCTATACCAAAGGTTTAGAAGACCTCTGTCCTATCCATTAGACAATGGACGCTTTTCTTTCATATTTTATTCTTTCTTTTATTTTTTTGCTTCTTCCGAGAAAAAACTGTTAGACCAAAACTCTTTTAGGAAATCAAAAAATCCAGATACAAATGCATGATGTATATATTATATCATGCATATATCATAAAGAAGGAGTATGGAGCCGGTAGTGGGAATCGAACCCGCAACCCCAAGGTTATGAGCCTTATGAGCTACCAAACTGCTCTATACTCTTAAACTAAAGAGGGGTAACTAGTGGATAAAAGAGGGTTGGATACGCCCCTCTACCAATATCTATACAAATAGAATAGTCCATTTATACAGAATGGTAAAGAGGGCTCCTCTATGATTATCAATTCCAGAAATCCATACAAATACGAAAGGGTATTTTATCCTTACCAACTGGATCTTGTTGCACCCGGTAACAAACACTCATAAACCATTTCTCGAAGTACGTGTCCGGATAGCCCAAAATGTCGATAGTTAGCTCTAGGTCTTCCGGTCAAAAAACAACGTCGATGAAGGCGTGTAGGTGCACTATTACGCGGTAGGGATTGCAATTTTTCTCGCATTTTCGTTTTTTCACTCAAACTCAAGGGAGAAACTTTGCTTCTTATCTTTTTTTTTAAAGATTGACGAATCAAATGATATTTCTGTTCTAATTTCTGCCGCTTCTTCTCCCTCTGAATCAAACTTTTTTTTGCCATAATGTGTCGTTGCTATTATTACCAAGTATACGGTTCTAATCCTAGATGGAAAAATAAATAGAAAAAGAAATCTAAAAAGGCAGATCCTCCCTCTCTATCAAGAGTAATGAACTAGGTGCTGATACAGTACAAAAAAACAAACTAAATTAACCAAACTTGCCTGATGTTGAGGCAATCAAGAAAGCTGCATAAGTGAATATATAACCCACGGAAAAGTGAGCTAATCCAACCAATCTTGCTTGCACAATGGAAAGAGCCACGGGCTTATCTCTCCAGCGAATTAAATTAGCTAAAGGTGTGCGTTCATGAGCCCATGCTAAAGTCTCAATTAATTCCTGCCAATACCCCCGCCAGGAAATTAAGAACATAAATCCAGTAGCCCAAACAAGATGTCCAAATAAGAACATCCACGCCCATACCGATAAACTATTCATCCCAAAAGGATTATATCCATTGATAAGTTGTGAAGAGTTTAACCATAGGTAATCTCTTAACCATCCCATCAAATAAGTGGAGGATTCATTAAATTGTGAAACGTTGCCCTGCCATAATGTGATATGTTTCCAATGCCAATAAAAAGTAACCCACCCAATGGTATTTAACATCCAGAAAACTGCCAAATAAAATGCGTCCCAAGCAGAAATATCACAAGTACCGCCGCGCCCTGGGCCGTCACAAGGAAAACTATATCCAAAATCCTTTTTATCTGGCATTAATTTGGAACCGCGTGCATCTAAAGCGCCCTTTACTAAAATCAATGTAGTTGTATGCAAACCTAGAGCAATAGCATGATGAACCAAGAAATCCCCAGGTCCTATTGTTAAGAAAAGCGAATTACTATTCTCATTAACAGCATTCAACCATCCGGGCAACCATAGGCTTCGACCCGCATTGAAAGCGGGGCCATTCGTTGAAGATAAGAGTATATCGAACCCATATGTCGTCTTGCCATGAGCAGATTGTATCCATTGGGCAAATATAGGTTCGATCAAGATTTGCTTTTCTGGAGTACCAAAAGCAAGCATGACGTCGTTATGAACATAAAGGCCCAAGGTATGGAATCCTAGAAAGAGGCTAGCCCAACTTAAATGAGATATGATAGCTTCTTTATGGTCTAACATTCTTGCCAATACATTATCCTCATTCTGTTCCGGATTGTAATCCCTAATGAAAAAAATAGCTCCATGAGCAAAAGCCCCTGTCATGATGAACCCTGCAATATATTGGTGATGAGTATATAAAGCAGCTTGAGTAGTAAAGTCTTGTGCTATGAATGCATAAGGAGGTAAAGAGTACATATGTTGAGCTACTAAGGAAGTAATAACCCCTAAAGAAGCTAGAGCAAGACCTAACTGAAAATGAATCGAATTGTTGATTGTGTCATAAAGGCCCTTATGCCCACGCCCTAATCGACCCCCCGGAGGAGTATGCGCTTCTAAAAGATCTTTAATACTGTGCCCAATTCCGAAGTTAGTTCGATACATGTGACCGGCAATGAGAAAAATAAATGCAATAGCTAAATGATGGTGAGCCATATCGGTCAGCCACAAACTTTGCGTTTGTGGATGGAATCCCCCAAGAAGAGTTAGAATGGCAGTTCCCGCTCCTTGAGCGGTACCAAATAAATGATTACTCGAATCAGGGTTTTGGGCATAAAGATTCCATTGACCCGTCAAAAGGGGTCCCAACCCCTGGGGATAGGGTAATACATCTAAGAAATTATTCCATCGAACGTACTCCCCCCTGGATGCGGGAATAGCAACATGAACTAAATGTCCTGTCCAAGCCAAAGAACTTACCCCGAAAAGTCCTGACAAATGATGATTGAGACGAGATTCCGCGTTTTTGAACCACGAAAGGCTTGGTTTCCATTTGGGTTGTAGATGTAACCAACCCGCTATTAAGGACAGCGTAGAAAGAAATAATAGAAAAAGAGCTCCAGTATAAAGATCCTCATTGGTGCGTAATCCTATTGTATACCACCACTGATAAACTCCAGAATAAGCAATATTCACTGGACCAGCAGCACCTCCTCGAGTAAAGGCTTCCACAGCGGGTTGACCAAAATGAGGATCCCAAATCGCATGAGCAATAGGTCTTACGTGTAAAGGATCCTGTATCCATGATTCAAAATTTCCTTGCCAAGCTACATGAAACAGATTTCCGGACGTCCATAGAAAGATTATTGCTAATTGCCCAAAGTGAGAAGCAAAAATGTTCTGATAAAGACGTTCTTCAGTAATATCATCATGACTTTCGAAATCATGTGCGGTAGCAATACCAAACCAAATACGACGAGTAGTGGGGTCCTGAGCTAAGCCTTGGCTAAACCTGGGAAATCTTAATTCCATAATGCCTTTCAAATCCTCCTAGCCACTATCCTACTGCAATAATTCTCGCTAAGAAGAATGCCCATGTCGTGGCAATTCCACCCAGAAGGTAATGGGTTACTCCTACAGCGCGTCCTTGTATAATGCTCAAGGCTCTAGGCTGAGTAGCAGGAGCAACTTTTAATTTGTTATGAGCCCAAACGATAGATTCAATGAGTTCTTGCCAATAACCACGGCCGCTGAATAAAAACATTAAACTGAAGGCCCAGACAAAATGAGCACCTAAGAAAAAAAGACCATATGCAGATAATGAAGAACCATAAGACTGAATGACTTGCGATGCCTGTGCCCACAAGAAATCTCGAAGCCACCCATTAATCGTAATGGAACTCTGTGCAAAGTTTCCCCCTGTAATATGAGTTACCACCCCTTGATCACTTATAGTACCCCAAACATCCGACTGCATTTTCCAACTGAAATGGAAAATGACTACCGAAATTGCATTGTACATCCAGAATAAACCTAAGAAAACATGATCCCAGGCGGATACTTGACATGTTCCCCCTCGGCCAGGCCCATCGCAAGGAAAGCGAAAACCTAGATTTGCTTTATCGGGTATCAAACGGGAACTCCGAGCAAATAAAACACCTTTCAAAAGTATTAATACAGTCACATGTATGGTAAATGCATGAATGTGATGGACTAAAAAATCTGCGGTTCCTAATGGAATAGGTAACAAAGCCACTTTGCCACCTACTGCTACTAACTCGCCGCCTCCCCACGTTAAGCTAGTACTTGTTGTTGCACCAGGAGCTGTTACGCCAGGCGCAGTAGCATGGATATTTTGTACCCATTGAGCAAAGATAGGTTGTAATTGTATGGCAGTATCCGAAAACATATCTTGTGGACGGCCTAAAGCACTCATGGTATCATTATGAATGTACAAGCCAAAACTGTGAAAACCTAGAAATATACATACCCAGTTAAGGTGGGATATGATTGCATCGCGGTGTCTAAGGACGCGATCTAATAGATCGTTGTATCGAGTAGTTGGATCATAGTCTCTTACCATAAAAATTGCTGCATGTGCAGCAGCACCGACTATTAGAAATCCGCCAATCCACATGTGGTGTGTGAACAAGGAAAGTTGTGTACCATAGTCAGTAGCTAGGTATGGATAGGGAGGCATAGAATACATATGATGAGCTACAACAATGGTTGTAGAGCCTAGCATAGCTAGGTTAAGAGATAATTGAGCATGCCATGACGTTGTTAAGATTTCATAAAGACCCTTATGGCCTTGTCCTGTAAATGGGCCCTTGTGAGCCTCCAAAATATCTTTAAGTCCATGGCCAATACCCCAATTGGTCCTATACATATGACCTGCGATTAGGAAAAGAATAGCAATAGCTAAATGATGGTGCGCAATATCGGTCAGCCAGAGACCACCGGTTACTGGATCTAGTCCTCCGCGAAAAGTCAGAAATTCTGCGTATTTGGACCAATTTAAAGTGAAAAAAGGGGTTGCTCCTTCGGCAAAACTAGGATAAAGTTGAGCCAAAAGGTCCCGATTCAAGATAAATTCATGAGGAAGTGGTATCTCTTTAGGATCCACCCCAGCGTCAAGAAATTGGTTAATTGGTAAAGATACATGAATTTGGTGCCCCGCCCAAGAAAGAGACCCAAGTCCTAATAATCCCGCTAAGTGGTGATTCAACATGGATTCTACATCTTGGAACCAGGCCAATTTGGGAGCGGCTTTGTGATAATGGAACCAACCAGCAAAAAGCATTAACGCTGCAAAAATCAATGCACCAATTGCAGTACAATAGAGTTGTAATTCACTAGTTATTCCAGATGCTCGCCAAAGCTGAAAAAAACCAGAGGTTATTTGGATTCCTCGGAAACCCCCGCCTACATCACCATTCAATATTTCTTGCCCTACTATAGGCCAAACTACCTGAGCACTGGGTCCAATGTGAGTAGGATCACTTAGCCATGCTTCATAATTGGAAAAACGGGCGCCATGAAAGTACATGCCACTCAACCAAAGAAAGATAATGGAAAGTTGCCCGAAATGAGCACTAAAGACTTTTCGAGAAATCTCCTCCAAATCACCAGTATGACTATCGAAATCGTGAGCATCAGCATGTAGGTTCCAGATCCAAGTGGTAGTATCAGGGCCCTTAGCTAGTGTTCTTGAGAAATGGCCGGGTCTGGCCCATTCCTCAAAAGATGTTTTTACAGGATCCCTATCCACAACAATTTTTACTTCTGGTTCCGGCGAACGAATAATCATTAAGTCCTCCTCTTTCCGGACAAGACATACAAAGAGACCCGCCAACTGTCTTTTTAGTGAATCTTTGAAAGATATATATTTTGAAAGATAGATTTTGAAAGATAGATTTTGAAAGATAGATATTGTGATTAGTTCTTTTCTTTACTATCTACCATCCTTCTATTTTTTTTTAGTTATTCACTGGAGCAATTATATATTGAAGTCAATCCGAGGCAAGTGTTCGGGTCTATTATGACATAAAGATTAGGTGCCTAACGGACATTGTTTATCTTGAAAAACAAATATTTCTCGACGTAAGAAAAAAATCTTTTTTATTTTTAATTTAAGAAACTAGTGTATTTTTTTTGAGGGCATAAGCTCCTATCTATATCTACTTTCCTTGAGCATAATATAGGGTTTTTTATTTGATTCTAAATTCCAAGATAACTCATTAGAATTATTAATAAGATGGTCCTAATATATTAGCAATATTTAGATTGCCCCCTCTTTTTATTCAGTTTATTACTTCTATTCTAGACCCTATCCCTATGGTTTATTCTTATGAAATATCATATAAAATAGAAGGTATAAGAAATGGATATAATGAAATTCTTGATTCGATCTTACGACCTAATTTATTTGATTAATGGATCAACAACCAAACCACCCATTTTATGAATGGTAAAGAAGGAGCATGGTCTTATTCAAATTCAAAGCGCTTCGTAATCTTCAACCAGTTCTGTGCTTCAATATAATTTCCCGGAGTAAGCGCTATAGCTTGTTTCCAATATTCAGCAGCTTGATCAAACCAAGCTTCCGCAATTTCCGAATCACCCTGTAGAATGGCCTGTTCTCCTCGGTCGGAATAGGAAGTTCCTTCCCTTAGAACCGTACTTGAGAGTTTCCTACCTCATACGGCTCAGAAATTGCTATCTGAATTTCCCCTATCTTAACTGAATTCGATTTATCAAAAATCGATCCAATTTGTTCTTGGGTTAAGCAGAAGAAATTAATTACCTAAGTTTCAAACCCTAATTTTTATCAATAATCAGTTTGATCTTTTTTCCCACCTTCAGAAGAATGAAGCATAGATAGATATAGAGCCTTCGTTCAAATTTTCTGAAAGGTAACTATCCCGTTTTCATATATGAAATCTCTATAGAATCCTTGAAAAAGACTTTTTTCCATAAGAAAGAAAAAAGAACTTACTATCTTTGGGATCTGATACTACACCGCTGCTTAATCCCTTAGTGGATCGGCTCTATTACATAAGCGGATTCCTAAATTTTGCCCCATATCATGGGATAAGTAAGCAGTTTTTTTTAGTTGTATCGACCCAGTCGCTCACTAATTGATCTTTACGGTGCTTTCTCTATCAATTTGAGAAACTTTATCCATAGAGTAGTAGTATAGGCCATACTTTCTTCGTTTTTTGATTCTCGTGAAGTGTCCTTCCTTCCTACAGCTGATAGGGAAAAATCGTTGTTTTTACGATCCCTATGTAGAAAGCCCTTTTTTTCTAGTATTTACTAGAAAATTTGATCCTCTCTTTTTTTTTCTTTCTATAGTGGAGATAGTCGCACGTAATGACAGATCACGGCCATATTATTAAAAGCTTGCGGTAAGAAGGGGTTTCGTTCTAGTGCCCGGAAATAATATTCCAAAGCCTTTGTATGCTCTCCATTGCTTGTGTGTATAAGGCCTATGTTATAGAGTATATAACTTCGATCATAGGGATCGATTTCTAGTCGCGTAGCTTCATAATAATTTTGCAAAGCTTCCGCATAATTTCCTTCGGATTGAGCCAACATCCGTTACGGTCGTTCATTCTATTCAAAAAATCTCCGTTCCAAAACCGTACATGAGGTTTTCATCTCATACGGCTCCTCCCTTCTGTACATAATAGTACTAAGCGAAATAATCTATAGAATCAAAATAGAATTAGTCCCGTCTCATTATGAACCGAAAGGGGCTGGTATTTTTCCAAGAAATCTCTAGCCAACCTTCCCACAAGAGGTTTTTCTTAACACCAATGAATTCTATTAATGCTAGAGGAAAACGATAGCTCCAATAATTTCTTTGTTCTCAACGCCTCCTATTTAGAGGAATTAGCTACTTCAACGATCTTTGATGGTTATAGGGGTATCCAAAGTACAAACCTGATGGTTGTTTGTTATCCCAACCATTCTTCCCAGCCCTGATACCGATCAGGAAAGGGGTAATTTCTAACAAAGTTTTTCTCTTGTTGATTCCTATTTCTAGGTGTAGTGCTTTTCTCCCCTATGCTGCCTACGGATACTAATAGAGTAGGATTGGCCTGTAATCCATACCATACCATATCCTGTAGGTGTAACCTTTCGCTCAATACTCAAATCTACAATTGAAGTATCTGAAGCCGCATCAATCGAGGATACACGACGGAAGGAATTGTTAGTTCGCCTCACCTTCCCGAAGCGTGGGTTTGTTTGCTTTACAAATTTGGTTCTCTCTATGCCAACCCCCTCTCTTTTTCGTAAGACTGAGGTATAGGTAGGGCTAAAAAAAAGCAAAAAAAAGAGTCAAATCGCACCATCTCTATAATAAGTAAATGCCTTTTTTTCTCCTGAGGTTGTCGGAATTATTCGCAATAAAATATTGGCTACAATTGAGGAGGTCTTATCAATGAAATTTCCATTTACACGGGATCTAGGCATAATTCCCAACCCATTCTATATAGAATTGTTTTCATTCCTTCACAAAATAACATAAAAACAAACACATTCGATTCTTATAATTATAAATAGATTGATCCATATGCTCTACTCTAAATCCATATGCTTTAAATGGATAAGAGAGATAGAGATATGGATTTTCCGCTCAGCTCAAATTGTATCCTTTTCCTTCTGCTTGGACACGAAGAGATATGAAATATTTGACTAAGACTGGATTTCATTCCACTTTGCTATTTCTGAACAACAACTTATGTTATCAACTATTTCGTGTTTTCAAAGTTATTAATTGTCTCATACCCTATTTTTGATTTCGATAGTATGGTGTAGCGTATCTTATGCAAACGGAATTCTAAGGTTTCTTTATTTTATTATGCAATAAGAAGAATTCTTCCATTTTCTTTTTCTTTAGTTGCGGGAAAACCCAAATTAAAACTTTTTTTTTATAGCGAGCGCAATTTCTAGTAAAAAATCCTGTATCCTTCCACTTAGATCAAAAGGAATTTTTCCAATAGAACTATGGAACCCCCGAGTGGTTGCGGTTGTACCTGTACTGCAGGAATAAGAAAACTCGCTATTCACTCAGTTTATTTTCCATAATAAGTTATGTAGGAGAGATGGCCGAGCGGTTCAAGGCGTAGCATTGGAACTGCTATGTAGACTTTTGTTTACCGAGGGTTCGAATCCCTCTCTTTCCGTTTTTCTTAATTCATCAACGTTAAGGATCACAATGTATCAAATCAAATAACAATTTTTTCCAGCAATAATATCTTATATTATCTTATTTTGATTTAATAGAAATTAGAAATTCTCTATAGCAAATTACTGTGGTATGTAAAATACACATAGAGGAAAAAAGAAAAAAGGATCCTAATCCTAGGGTTAATCAATTTTAGCTAGTTGATGGGAAAATACAAATTAATGGTAATGGTCTTAGGGCGATTTAGTTCGGGGAAAGGGGAAGGGGAAGAAAATTCTATGAACCTTTCCTTTTTTCGTTAAGTTCAAGTCTGACGAGAGTAATATTCTACAACTAACAACTCATTTATTTTGAGACCGACCCACTTCCTATCTAGGATTTTATTTACTAGTCCTTTATATTCCAACGTGTCAATCGCCAAATGCTTTGGCAATTTCCCCGGGTCCGATGAAGCAATATAATTTTGAACCAGACCTTTTGATCTTTGGTTATCTTTCGTAGTAATAATATCTCGGGGTTTGCAACGAAAACTTGGTATATTGACTATACGACCATTAACTAAAATATGTCTATGGTTGACTAATTGGCGGGCCCCAGGAATGGTTGAAGCCATACCCAATCGAAAAAGGATATTATCCAAACGCATTTCAAGTAATTGTAGTAAAACCTGGCCTGTTGACCTTTTTGCTTTTCCAGCGATATGTACATATCTAAGTAATTGTCGTTCTGTCAGACCATAATGAAAACGCAATTTCTGTTTTTCTTGAAGACGAATACGATATTGCTCCTTTTTCCCAGAATTGAATTTTTTTTTAAGATTACTTCCGGATTTAGGTGTTTTTCTAGTGAGTCCTGGTAAAGCTCCCAGACGGCGTATTTTTTTTAAACGAGGTCCTCGATAACGGGACATGAAGACTCCTTTTTTATTTTATTGAAATTTCATTTTACACAATTAATTTCATTGTATTTACATTACAGAATACATCGAAATTAAAACTGAATTAAACTACAGGATAAACAGAGTAAAATCAACTAAAGTACCCAAAAAAATGGAATTTCATCAAAATCTTTATTTTTTGTATATATATTATTTATTTTATTGTTTTGTATCTAGCAAAATTGTAAGGTAAAAAACATAAAAGATCCTGGATTCTCCATTTAATTCGGAAAAAAAGAGATTCTTGTTCGTAGAACATCGATAGAGAAAAAAAAAAAGCCGACTATCGGATTTGAACCGATGACCCTCGCATTACAAATGCGATGCTCTAACCTCTGAGCTAAGTGGGCTTACATAACGGAAATAGTGTAACAAATAGAAATAGGTATAGTATAGGAAATCCGTAAAATCTCAGATATTAGTTATTAATCTTAGCTATTAACTAGTTCTAAATTTGAAGTTATACTTATAAAAATAAAAAAATACTAAAACTTCTTAAAGATAAAGTTAGCTTGATATGCTTAACTATAGGATATTAAAAATAAAATTATAGAATTTATTGGTATTTTCATTTGATCATTATA encodes:
- the rps4 gene encoding ribosomal protein S4, translated to MSRYRGPRLKKIRRLGALPGLTRKTPKSGSNLKKKFNSGKKEQYRIRLQEKQKLRFHYGLTERQLLRYVHIAGKAKRSTGQVLLQLLEMRLDNILFRLGMASTIPGARQLVNHRHILVNGRIVNIPSFRCKPRDIITTKDNQRSKGLVQNYIASSDPGKLPKHLAIDTLEYKGLVNKILDRKWVGLKINELLVVEYYSRQT